In the Ensifer adhaerens genome, one interval contains:
- the catA gene encoding catechol 1,2-dioxygenase has protein sequence MSVKIFDKPETQAFLKVLSGLDKDGGNPRVKEIVHRLMSDLFKAIDDLDITPDEYWTGIAWLNEIGAAGQAGLISPGLGLDHFLDERLDAIDEALGIENQTPRTIEGPLYVAGAPASEGFARLDDGRDTNGKTLIMHGTVYDAAGQPLKGATVEVWHCDTRGFYSHFDPTGLQAPFNMRRTIVTDANGCYKFRSIVPHGYGVPPGSPTEQLLSALGRHGQRPAHIHFFISADGHRKLTTQINIAGDPLVNDDFAYATRDGLVPDVTERTDEASIKANNLSGPFAEIVFDIHLTSLVNGVDNQINEQRKRAAA, from the coding sequence ATGAGCGTGAAGATTTTCGACAAGCCGGAAACTCAAGCTTTCCTGAAGGTTCTGAGCGGCCTCGACAAGGACGGCGGCAACCCGCGCGTCAAAGAGATCGTGCACCGGCTGATGTCCGACCTGTTCAAGGCGATCGACGATCTCGACATCACCCCGGACGAATACTGGACCGGCATTGCCTGGCTAAACGAGATCGGCGCTGCCGGCCAGGCCGGCCTGATCTCGCCCGGCCTCGGCCTCGATCACTTCCTCGACGAACGTCTCGACGCGATCGACGAAGCGCTCGGTATCGAGAACCAGACGCCGCGCACCATCGAAGGTCCGCTCTATGTCGCCGGCGCGCCGGCCTCGGAAGGCTTCGCCCGCCTCGACGACGGTCGCGACACCAATGGCAAGACGCTGATCATGCACGGCACCGTCTATGACGCCGCCGGCCAGCCGCTGAAAGGTGCAACGGTCGAAGTCTGGCACTGTGACACTCGTGGCTTCTATTCGCATTTCGACCCGACCGGTCTGCAGGCGCCGTTCAACATGCGCCGCACGATCGTCACAGACGCCAACGGCTGTTACAAGTTTAGGAGCATCGTACCGCATGGCTACGGCGTGCCCCCGGGCAGCCCGACTGAGCAGTTGCTCTCGGCCCTTGGTCGCCATGGCCAGCGCCCGGCCCATATCCATTTCTTCATCAGCGCTGACGGTCACCGCAAGCTGACCACCCAGATCAACATCGCCGGCGACCCGCTGGTCAACGACGACTTCGCCTATGCGACCCGGGATGGTCTGGTGCCCGATGTCACCGAGCGCACCGACGAGGCGAGCATCAAGGCCAACAATCTCTCCGGCCCCTTCGCCGAGATCGTGTTCGACATCCATCTCACCTCCCTGGTGAATGGTGTCGACAACCAGATCAACGAGCAGCGCAAGCGCGCCGCCGCCTGA
- a CDS encoding glutathione S-transferase family protein, producing the protein MTYELYYWDGIQGRGEFVRLALEDAGADYVDVTREPGRGTGEMMRLMESATEVHIPFAPPFLRDGDQIVSHVANILFYLGPKLRLAPDDEPLRWFANGLQLTITDFVAEVHDTHHPIATSNYYEDQKQEAKARAAEFVTNRIPKFLGYFERVLAQNPDGSGHAVGNGLTYVDLSLFQVIEGLRYAFAKAMRHYEARYPNLMKLHASVKARPKLAAYLASPRRLAFNEDGIFRRYPELDIEP; encoded by the coding sequence ATGACCTATGAGTTGTACTATTGGGACGGCATTCAGGGCCGCGGAGAGTTCGTGCGCCTCGCGCTCGAAGATGCTGGCGCCGACTATGTTGACGTCACGCGCGAACCGGGCCGCGGCACTGGCGAAATGATGAGGCTGATGGAGAGCGCCACCGAAGTGCACATCCCCTTCGCGCCGCCGTTCCTGAGGGATGGCGACCAGATCGTCTCGCACGTGGCGAACATTCTCTTCTACCTCGGCCCCAAACTCCGCCTCGCGCCTGACGATGAGCCGCTTCGCTGGTTCGCCAACGGCCTGCAGCTCACCATCACCGATTTCGTCGCCGAAGTGCATGATACCCACCACCCGATCGCGACCTCGAATTATTACGAAGACCAGAAGCAAGAGGCCAAGGCCCGCGCGGCCGAATTCGTCACCAACCGCATCCCCAAGTTTCTCGGCTATTTCGAGCGCGTTCTCGCGCAAAACCCTGATGGCAGTGGCCACGCCGTCGGTAATGGCCTGACCTATGTCGACCTCTCGCTGTTCCAGGTGATCGAAGGATTGCGCTATGCCTTCGCCAAGGCAATGCGGCACTATGAGGCACGGTATCCGAACCTCATGAAGCTGCATGCCTCGGTGAAAGCGAGGCCGAAACTCGCCGCCTATCTCGCTTCCCCGCGGCGGCTCGCCTTCAACGAGGACGGTATCTTTCGCCGCTATCCTGAGCTCGACATCGAGCCCTGA
- a CDS encoding NAD(P)/FAD-dependent oxidoreductase, with product MDGMVIIGAGESGTRAAFALRESGFAGSVTLVGTEPHLPYERPPLSKPINGAVQMKPICGAEALEAAGIDYRQGVSASRLDADDRTVTLSDGRTLTYDKLLLATGARPRRLTCPGAERALDFRTYPDAAAIFARAEGGRQVAIIGGGLIGMELAAVLRGKGIAVSVIEMAPKPLGRAVPPRFAARLHARHLDEGVAFHLGQGIAEITDDAVVLAGGAAVPADIVVAAIGVQPDTALAEAAGLAVGNGILTDGYLRTSDPNIFASGDCAAVAQPTGGHVRFESWRNARNQAEVAARNMAGGKETFAAIPWFWTDQYDLGLQVAGLPHPDHQSVTRQLDGGELEFYLDGGRLVAAAGLGLGNGLAKDIKLAEMLIAAGISPAPSALADASVNLKALLKSARAA from the coding sequence ATGGACGGCATGGTCATCATCGGCGCCGGGGAGTCCGGCACGCGCGCGGCCTTTGCGCTCAGGGAATCGGGCTTTGCCGGCAGCGTCACACTGGTCGGCACGGAACCGCATCTGCCCTATGAGCGGCCGCCACTGTCGAAACCGATCAATGGCGCGGTACAGATGAAGCCGATCTGCGGCGCTGAGGCGCTGGAGGCAGCCGGTATCGATTACCGCCAGGGAGTTTCTGCATCTCGACTGGATGCCGATGACCGCACCGTCACCTTGAGCGATGGCCGGACGCTCACCTATGACAAGCTGCTGCTCGCCACCGGTGCCCGCCCGAGACGGCTCACTTGCCCAGGAGCCGAGCGCGCGCTCGATTTCCGCACCTACCCGGATGCGGCGGCGATCTTCGCCCGTGCCGAAGGCGGCAGACAAGTTGCGATCATCGGCGGCGGGCTCATCGGCATGGAACTCGCGGCGGTGCTGCGCGGCAAGGGCATCGCTGTCAGCGTCATCGAAATGGCGCCGAAGCCGCTCGGCCGCGCCGTTCCGCCGCGCTTTGCTGCGAGGCTCCACGCCCGGCATCTGGACGAAGGCGTTGCCTTCCATCTCGGACAGGGCATCGCCGAAATCACCGATGATGCGGTTGTTCTTGCCGGTGGCGCCGCGGTGCCGGCCGATATCGTCGTCGCCGCCATCGGCGTCCAGCCGGATACAGCACTCGCAGAGGCGGCAGGGCTTGCCGTCGGCAACGGTATCCTGACCGATGGCTATCTGCGCACCAGCGACCCGAACATCTTTGCATCAGGCGATTGCGCCGCCGTGGCCCAGCCGACGGGCGGGCATGTGCGCTTCGAAAGCTGGCGCAATGCGCGCAACCAGGCGGAGGTAGCGGCCCGCAACATGGCCGGCGGCAAGGAGACCTTCGCCGCCATCCCCTGGTTCTGGACCGATCAATATGACCTCGGCCTGCAGGTGGCAGGCCTGCCGCATCCGGACCATCAAAGCGTGACGCGCCAGCTCGACGGCGGCGAACTCGAATTCTACCTGGATGGCGGGCGTCTCGTCGCGGCCGCAGGCCTTGGTCTCGGCAACGGTCTGGCCAAGGACATCAAGCTCGCGGAAATGCTGATTGCCGCCGGTATCAGCCCGGCCCCCTCTGCGCTTGCCGACGCCAGCGTCAACCTCAAGGCGCTGCTCAAAAGTGCCAGGGCCGCTTGA
- a CDS encoding GntR family transcriptional regulator: MNQSFEWRSQSRLLDEVAQALRERIYAGVYAPGATLRQEKIAAEFGISRTPLREALRVLERDGLVVNKPGSGVRVATADLPKLLDAYAVREAMDGVAARNAAERATTAEIKDLAKQVERQRKIVENWDPGAYTQSNVIFHEAIVGASRNASLAPLGPLLRMTSQVFAPAFSLSSERASTAVAEHGLIVEAIAARNLDEAEKLARAHINATAMRLKALLEERGTDKEA, from the coding sequence ATGAACCAATCCTTCGAATGGCGAAGCCAATCGCGCCTTCTCGACGAAGTGGCACAGGCACTTCGCGAACGCATCTATGCTGGTGTCTATGCGCCCGGCGCGACCCTCCGCCAGGAGAAGATCGCTGCCGAGTTCGGCATCAGCCGCACGCCACTTCGAGAAGCGTTGCGGGTGCTGGAGCGCGACGGGCTGGTCGTCAACAAGCCAGGCAGCGGTGTCAGGGTCGCAACCGCCGACCTGCCGAAACTGCTCGACGCCTACGCGGTGCGCGAAGCGATGGATGGCGTTGCGGCGCGTAACGCTGCCGAACGCGCAACCACGGCCGAAATCAAGGACCTGGCAAAACAGGTCGAGCGCCAGCGCAAGATCGTAGAGAATTGGGATCCGGGTGCCTACACCCAATCCAATGTCATATTTCACGAAGCGATCGTTGGTGCCTCACGCAATGCGTCGCTGGCGCCGCTCGGGCCGCTCCTGCGCATGACCTCGCAGGTGTTTGCACCGGCGTTTTCGCTGTCCAGCGAACGGGCGAGCACAGCCGTCGCCGAACACGGGCTGATCGTTGAGGCGATCGCCGCACGGAACCTTGATGAAGCCGAGAAGCTGGCGCGCGCGCATATCAATGCGACGGCCATGAGATTGAAGGCGCTGCTTGAAGAGCGCGGGACTGACAAAGAGGCATGA
- a CDS encoding LysR family transcriptional regulator, whose amino-acid sequence MDLRQLRYFVAVARERNFTRAAEQLHIAQPPLSRQIQLLEEELGVPLIIRKSRPVRLTEAGRLFYEQSLQVLGRVEQMVEATRRVGLNQNRVLSIGFVASTLYGGLPTLVRKLRQNAPELDIRLLEMVSVQQIAALKEGRIDVGFGRLHHNDPNVAGILMREERLALAIPQGTPFADDTSPLPLSAIAGQKLIVYPKEPRPSYADHVLSLLHAEDVRPAEVHEVREIQSALGLVASDAGLCIVPSSARQVRSDLHYRMIEGERATSPVILNHRIGDNSRYIELIKTLIVEMYAENPPWLGLEHNLPFRPSFVK is encoded by the coding sequence TTGGACCTGCGCCAGCTTCGCTACTTCGTCGCGGTCGCCCGCGAACGCAATTTCACCCGCGCCGCCGAGCAGTTGCACATCGCCCAGCCGCCCTTGAGCAGGCAAATCCAGCTACTCGAGGAAGAACTGGGCGTGCCGCTGATCATCCGCAAGAGCCGCCCGGTGCGGCTGACGGAAGCGGGGCGATTGTTTTACGAACAATCGCTGCAAGTGCTCGGCCGGGTGGAGCAGATGGTGGAGGCAACCCGCCGCGTCGGCCTTAACCAGAATCGTGTGCTGTCGATCGGCTTCGTGGCCTCAACCCTCTATGGCGGGCTGCCGACGCTGGTGCGCAAGCTCAGGCAGAATGCGCCGGAGCTCGATATCCGGCTTCTTGAGATGGTGTCGGTGCAGCAGATTGCGGCGCTGAAGGAGGGCCGGATCGATGTCGGCTTCGGCCGACTGCATCACAACGATCCCAACGTCGCCGGCATCCTCATGCGGGAAGAGCGCCTTGCCTTGGCGATACCGCAGGGCACGCCGTTTGCCGATGATACGTCTCCCCTGCCGTTAAGCGCGATTGCCGGGCAAAAGCTGATCGTCTACCCGAAGGAACCGCGCCCGAGCTATGCCGACCACGTGCTGAGCCTGCTTCACGCTGAGGATGTGCGCCCCGCCGAGGTGCATGAGGTGCGCGAAATCCAGAGTGCGCTTGGCCTCGTCGCCTCGGATGCCGGACTTTGCATTGTCCCCTCCTCGGCGCGTCAGGTCCGCTCCGACCTGCACTATCGCATGATCGAGGGTGAGCGGGCGACCTCGCCCGTTATCCTCAACCACCGGATCGGCGACAATTCGCGCTACATCGAGCTGATCAAGACGCTGATCGTGGAAATGTACGCGGAAAACCCGCCATGGCTCGGCCTGGAGCACAATCTGCCATTCCGGCCGTCCTTCGTTAAATGA
- a CDS encoding substrate-binding domain-containing protein, whose translation MKSMYLAAALAALMGSAASAETIGVSMQSFDNNFQTLLREGINAKASETGGVSVQIEDAQTDISKQLNQVNNFIASGVDAIITTLADTSAAPGISEAAEKAGIPLVYLNLQPDNVASLPQKQAYVGSRETDSGKLGAEAACSLLKEKGKASDAQVYILMGDLAHQASRDRTSSFKETLAAGDCKGAVIADEQSAAWTRTNAMDLTTNWITAGRPIDVVFANNDEMAIGAIQALKAAGVSMDDVIVVGIDATQDGLAAMAAGDLDATVFQNAKGQSASALDAAVALARGKAVEREVMVPFELVTPKNMADYTTRN comes from the coding sequence ATGAAATCCATGTACCTGGCGGCAGCGCTTGCCGCCTTGATGGGAAGTGCTGCTTCTGCGGAGACGATCGGCGTCTCGATGCAGAGCTTCGACAACAACTTCCAGACGCTGCTGCGCGAAGGCATCAACGCGAAGGCATCGGAGACAGGCGGTGTCAGTGTCCAGATCGAGGACGCCCAGACCGACATCTCCAAGCAGCTCAACCAGGTCAACAACTTCATCGCGTCTGGCGTCGATGCGATCATCACGACACTGGCCGATACTTCGGCGGCTCCGGGCATCAGCGAGGCGGCAGAGAAGGCCGGTATCCCGCTCGTCTATCTCAACCTGCAGCCCGACAATGTCGCCAGCCTGCCGCAAAAGCAGGCCTATGTCGGCAGTCGCGAAACCGACTCCGGCAAGCTGGGCGCCGAGGCCGCCTGTTCGCTGCTGAAGGAAAAGGGCAAGGCCAGTGATGCGCAGGTCTATATCCTGATGGGCGATCTCGCCCACCAGGCCTCGCGTGATCGCACCTCGTCCTTCAAGGAGACGCTCGCCGCCGGAGACTGCAAGGGTGCTGTCATCGCCGATGAGCAATCGGCTGCCTGGACGCGCACCAACGCGATGGACCTCACCACCAACTGGATCACCGCCGGTCGCCCGATCGACGTGGTCTTCGCCAACAACGACGAAATGGCGATCGGCGCCATCCAGGCGCTGAAAGCCGCGGGTGTGTCGATGGATGACGTGATCGTCGTCGGCATCGACGCCACGCAGGATGGCCTCGCCGCCATGGCCGCCGGCGACCTCGATGCGACGGTGTTCCAGAACGCCAAGGGGCAGTCGGCCAGCGCGCTCGATGCCGCCGTTGCCTTGGCACGCGGCAAGGCCGTCGAACGGGAAGTGATGGTTCCCTTCGAGCTCGTCACGCCCAAGAACATGGCCGACTACACCACCCGCAACTGA
- a CDS encoding sugar phosphate isomerase/epimerase, with translation MQKLLVFQSLWAMERRHADGFERSLEENIAMIFEAGFDGISAHYTNRRDVEHLNAVIRGTGLKIEGVCFPRSVEDLRLTLELASEFPVSHIDLQADIRPRRVEDCLPLVDGWTRLAEEMGVPLYIETHRHRITSDLLFTLDLLDLRPKLPLLADLSHYLVGREFAFPVEDESHAQIQRILRNAGAFHGRIGSCQQIQIELSFPHHQPWVDLFGEWWGYGFRNWRSRAAEDAELVMTCELGPRPYAITDRDGNDSTDRWAEALLLREMVRDIWAESAISPDRSARFEDA, from the coding sequence ATGCAGAAGCTGCTTGTCTTTCAATCGCTCTGGGCGATGGAGCGCCGGCATGCCGACGGCTTTGAGCGCAGTCTCGAAGAGAACATCGCAATGATCTTTGAAGCCGGGTTCGATGGCATCAGCGCGCACTATACCAATCGGCGCGATGTCGAGCATCTCAATGCCGTGATCCGCGGCACCGGCCTGAAGATCGAGGGCGTCTGCTTTCCGAGAAGCGTCGAGGATCTGCGCCTGACGCTGGAATTGGCCTCGGAGTTCCCGGTGAGCCACATCGACCTGCAAGCCGACATTCGTCCGCGCCGGGTCGAGGATTGCCTGCCGCTCGTTGACGGGTGGACGCGGCTTGCCGAGGAGATGGGCGTTCCCCTCTATATCGAAACCCATCGCCACCGGATCACCAGCGATCTCCTCTTCACGCTCGACCTGCTCGACCTGCGGCCCAAGCTGCCGCTCTTGGCCGATCTCTCGCACTATCTCGTTGGCCGGGAGTTCGCTTTCCCCGTCGAAGACGAGAGCCACGCCCAGATCCAACGGATCTTGCGCAATGCCGGCGCCTTCCACGGGCGCATCGGCTCGTGCCAGCAGATTCAGATCGAGCTTTCCTTTCCGCACCATCAGCCCTGGGTCGATCTTTTCGGTGAGTGGTGGGGCTACGGCTTCCGGAACTGGCGCTCCCGCGCTGCTGAAGATGCCGAGCTGGTGATGACCTGCGAGCTCGGCCCAAGGCCCTATGCCATCACCGACAGGGATGGCAACGACTCGACCGACCGGTGGGCCGAGGCGCTCCTGTTACGCGAGATGGTCCGCGACATCTGGGCCGAGAGCGCAATCTCGCCCGATAGGAGCGCAAGATTTGAGGACGCTTGA
- a CDS encoding LacI family DNA-binding transcriptional regulator: MSKPNYRDIAALAGVGTATVERVLNGRGGVRPDLVEKVVVAARTLNYPRTLPDTHRGLLRIDVLMVRPETTFYRRLSKAFERIAETLDPLVVVQRSFTEEMKPDEIARRILSTEVPRAGLILAVPNSPLISAAVEAVVARGVPVIHVVTRASEKLGEFVGIDNDAAGRTAALFIARMAQRPGPVVALCHPIYQVHRDRLSGFSAYFREHPGERRFEWLGFTRDEEHYSAEALRSALDMYPDMAGLYNAGGANAALIDVLRRHPRGNEIFFVGHELTDYTRKALADGIMDVVLDQAPEAQARRALDLVLRRIGLSEMEPDNAPIRFITITAESL; the protein is encoded by the coding sequence GTGAGCAAGCCGAACTATCGCGACATCGCCGCGCTCGCCGGTGTGGGAACGGCCACGGTCGAGCGGGTGCTCAACGGGCGCGGCGGCGTTCGTCCAGACCTTGTCGAGAAGGTGGTGGTCGCCGCGCGCACACTGAATTATCCGCGCACGCTTCCCGATACGCATCGTGGGCTGCTGCGCATCGACGTGCTGATGGTCCGCCCCGAAACAACCTTCTATCGCCGCCTCTCCAAGGCGTTCGAAAGGATCGCCGAGACACTCGATCCGCTTGTCGTCGTGCAGCGCAGCTTCACCGAGGAGATGAAACCGGACGAGATTGCGCGGCGGATTCTGTCGACCGAGGTGCCGCGTGCCGGCCTGATCCTCGCGGTGCCGAACAGCCCGCTGATCAGCGCGGCGGTCGAAGCCGTCGTCGCGCGCGGCGTGCCGGTCATCCACGTCGTAACGCGGGCGTCCGAAAAGTTGGGCGAATTCGTCGGCATCGACAACGACGCGGCCGGAAGAACGGCAGCCCTCTTCATCGCCCGCATGGCGCAAAGGCCTGGTCCCGTCGTCGCGCTCTGCCATCCGATCTATCAGGTCCACCGCGATCGTCTCAGCGGCTTTTCGGCCTATTTCCGTGAACATCCGGGCGAGCGCCGTTTCGAATGGCTGGGCTTCACCCGCGACGAGGAGCACTACAGCGCCGAAGCGTTGCGGTCCGCGCTGGACATGTATCCGGATATGGCCGGGCTCTATAACGCCGGCGGCGCCAACGCCGCCCTGATCGATGTGCTCCGCCGGCATCCGCGCGGCAACGAGATCTTCTTCGTCGGCCACGAACTGACCGACTATACGCGCAAGGCGCTCGCCGACGGCATCATGGACGTCGTGCTGGACCAGGCACCCGAAGCGCAGGCCCGCCGCGCCCTCGATCTTGTCCTCCGCCGGATCGGCCTCTCCGAGATGGAGCCGGACAATGCGCCCATCCGCTTCATCACCATCACGGCCGAGAGCCTTTGA
- the catC gene encoding muconolactone Delta-isomerase encodes MLFHVRMDVRIPHDFPAEQAAEIIAREKAYSQALQQSGKWRHIWRIAGQYANYSVFDVRDNAELHEVLSGLPLFKFMQIEVTPLLRHPSSIREDDS; translated from the coding sequence ATGCTGTTTCACGTCAGAATGGATGTGCGCATCCCCCATGACTTTCCGGCCGAACAGGCAGCGGAGATCATCGCGCGGGAGAAGGCCTATTCGCAAGCGCTGCAGCAAAGCGGCAAGTGGCGGCACATCTGGCGGATCGCCGGTCAGTACGCGAATTACAGCGTCTTCGACGTCAGAGACAATGCCGAGCTGCACGAGGTCCTCTCGGGCCTGCCGCTCTTCAAGTTCATGCAGATCGAGGTCACGCCGCTGCTTCGGCACCCATCCTCGATCCGCGAGGACGATAGCTGA
- a CDS encoding sterol desaturase family protein — MDDLKYGTRNKRGDWAPNQPIETAPLFAFPPRLLALAKWLPHYFFPWNAIFAASAVAYWAWVIPPVETMQTLGIGWIAWLYVVNAVCVFLFYGAFELHLYVLKRQKNRFKYNGKFPAEQKSKAFWFESQNLDNVLRTFLSGVTIWTAVEVCMLFAYANGYAPWLTFAENPWTLALVALVVPVIHEFHFFCIHRLIHTPLLYKWVHSVHHNSVNPSPWSSLSMHPVEHLLYFGTAFYHLILPSNPILMLYQLHYAGFGAIPGHVGFDKVEVGEETLVDSHAYAHYLHHKYFEVNYGDALIPLDRWFGTWHDGSADGEARMQERYRKRKEKLAARKARNTIGEAAE; from the coding sequence ATGGACGACTTAAAATACGGGACGCGCAACAAGCGCGGCGACTGGGCACCGAACCAGCCGATCGAGACGGCACCGCTGTTTGCCTTTCCGCCCAGGCTGCTGGCGCTCGCAAAGTGGCTGCCGCACTATTTCTTTCCGTGGAATGCGATCTTCGCGGCTTCCGCCGTTGCCTACTGGGCCTGGGTGATCCCGCCGGTCGAGACGATGCAGACGCTCGGTATTGGCTGGATCGCCTGGCTTTACGTGGTGAACGCGGTCTGCGTCTTCCTGTTCTACGGCGCGTTCGAACTGCATCTCTATGTGCTGAAGCGGCAGAAAAACCGCTTCAAGTACAATGGTAAGTTCCCGGCCGAGCAGAAGAGCAAGGCGTTCTGGTTCGAAAGCCAGAACCTCGACAATGTCCTGCGCACGTTCCTTTCGGGCGTGACCATCTGGACCGCCGTCGAGGTCTGCATGCTCTTCGCCTATGCCAATGGCTATGCGCCGTGGCTCACCTTCGCGGAAAATCCGTGGACGCTCGCTCTGGTCGCACTCGTCGTGCCTGTTATCCACGAGTTCCACTTCTTCTGCATCCACCGGCTCATCCACACGCCGTTGCTCTACAAGTGGGTGCACTCGGTCCACCACAATTCGGTGAACCCGTCGCCGTGGTCGTCGCTGTCGATGCATCCGGTCGAACACCTGCTCTACTTCGGAACCGCCTTCTATCACCTGATCCTGCCGTCCAACCCGATCCTGATGCTCTACCAGCTTCACTATGCGGGCTTCGGCGCCATTCCCGGCCATGTCGGCTTCGACAAGGTCGAGGTCGGCGAAGAGACGCTCGTCGATAGCCACGCCTACGCGCATTACCTGCACCACAAGTATTTCGAGGTGAACTATGGCGACGCCCTGATCCCGCTCGATCGCTGGTTCGGCACCTGGCACGACGGTTCGGCCGATGGCGAGGCCCGGATGCAGGAGCGTTACCGCAAGCGTAAAGAGAAACTCGCAGCCCGCAAGGCACGCAACACCATCGGGGAGGCAGCAGAATGA
- a CDS encoding muconate/chloromuconate family cycloisomerase, with product MNTTLAPITPAAALFPVVERVETMLVDLPTIRPHKLSVATMTGQTLMLVKVHCSDGTVGIGEGTTIGGLAYGGESPESMKLAIDTYFAPLMIGEDATRVRALMARIGTAVKENRFAKSAVETALLDAHGKRLGLPISELLGGALRKRLPVAWTLASGDTAKDIAEAEKMLELRRHRIFKLKIGARPLKDDIAHVATIKKALGERGAVRVDVNMAWSEFEAAYGMAALADAGCELVEQPVASTAALGRLVRRFPLALMADESLTGPESAFEIAKTKGADVFAIKIEQSGGLFNAQRVAVIADAAGIELYGGTMLEGGVGTVASAHVFSTFAKLQWGTELFGPLLLTEEILATPLDYSDFELTVPDGPGLGIELDEDRLKFFARDGLRKTISVAK from the coding sequence ATGAACACGACCCTTGCACCCATCACCCCGGCAGCAGCCCTCTTCCCCGTCGTCGAACGGGTCGAGACGATGCTGGTCGATCTGCCGACGATCCGGCCGCACAAGCTGTCGGTCGCAACCATGACCGGCCAGACATTGATGCTGGTGAAGGTTCATTGCAGCGACGGCACGGTCGGCATCGGCGAAGGCACGACGATCGGCGGGCTCGCCTATGGCGGCGAAAGCCCGGAAAGCATGAAGCTTGCCATCGATACCTATTTCGCGCCGCTCATGATCGGTGAAGACGCGACCCGCGTTCGCGCCCTGATGGCCCGGATCGGCACGGCGGTGAAGGAAAACCGCTTCGCCAAGAGCGCGGTGGAAACGGCGCTGCTCGACGCCCATGGCAAGCGCCTGGGTCTGCCGATCAGCGAACTGTTGGGCGGGGCACTGCGCAAGCGCCTGCCGGTCGCTTGGACGTTGGCGTCGGGTGATACGGCCAAGGATATCGCCGAAGCCGAGAAGATGCTCGAGCTACGCCGTCATCGGATCTTCAAGCTGAAGATCGGTGCCAGGCCGCTGAAGGACGATATCGCCCATGTGGCGACGATCAAGAAGGCGCTCGGCGAGCGCGGCGCGGTGCGTGTCGACGTCAACATGGCCTGGAGCGAATTCGAAGCAGCCTATGGCATGGCGGCGCTCGCCGATGCCGGTTGCGAACTGGTCGAGCAGCCGGTGGCTTCGACCGCAGCGCTCGGTCGCCTCGTGCGCCGCTTCCCGCTGGCGCTGATGGCCGACGAGTCCCTCACCGGACCCGAGAGCGCCTTCGAGATCGCCAAGACCAAGGGCGCCGACGTCTTTGCGATCAAGATCGAGCAGAGCGGTGGCCTGTTCAATGCGCAGCGCGTGGCGGTCATCGCCGATGCCGCGGGCATTGAACTCTACGGCGGCACGATGCTGGAAGGCGGTGTCGGCACAGTGGCGTCAGCCCACGTGTTTTCCACCTTCGCCAAGCTGCAATGGGGTACGGAACTCTTCGGCCCGCTGCTATTGACCGAGGAAATCCTGGCGACGCCGCTCGACTACAGCGACTTCGAACTGACGGTGCCGGATGGTCCAGGGCTCGGGATCGAACTCGACGAAGACCGGCTGAAATTCTTTGCGCGCGACGGGCTGCGCAAGACCATCAGCGTTGCAAAGTGA
- a CDS encoding MocE family 2Fe-2S type ferredoxin — protein sequence MSDLSTWVPACKLEDIEQEGAIRFDHAGRTYAVYRGPDDSVYCTTGLCTHEAIHLADGLVMDYEVECPKHSGAFDYRTGEALRLPACENLRTYPAEVVDGEVRVALG from the coding sequence ATGAGCGATCTATCGACCTGGGTACCAGCCTGCAAACTGGAGGACATCGAACAGGAAGGCGCGATCCGCTTCGACCATGCCGGTCGCACCTACGCCGTCTACCGCGGCCCGGACGACAGCGTCTATTGCACTACCGGCCTCTGCACCCATGAGGCGATCCATCTCGCCGATGGCCTCGTCATGGATTACGAGGTGGAATGTCCCAAGCATTCCGGCGCCTTCGACTACCGCACCGGTGAAGCCCTCAGGCTTCCCGCCTGCGAAAACCTCAGGACCTACCCCGCCGAAGTCGTCGACGGAGAGGTCCGCGTGGCCCTCGGCTAG